CATGGTCAATGCGGCCCAGCCGCTTTATCCCAGCGCCCTGCCTGCGGGCCTTGCGCCGGGGCAGGACAAATTCGAGGCCATTCACGGCCATGTGCGCGGCCGCTATCTTCTGGGCTACGCCGAAGGGCTCGGACTGGGCCGCAGAGAATACACGTTGCGGGCGGTCTGAGTGTCCGTCTGCGGCGGGGCGGTTTTTTGGGACTGGACAAGAAGATGGGCCGGATTATATGCATCCAGTCCTTGAACGCAACAGGATTTCCATATTCGGAGGATTACATAATGGCGCACAAGAAAATCGAACGGAAAAAGGAACTGGACCGCCGCCGCAAACGTCGTCAGGAAAGGCTGAAGGAACGCATCCGGGAAGCCAGGGCGGCCGGCAAAAACAAGTAGGTCCGGTTTCGGGAGGTTATCATGCCTATTTATGAATATACCTGCGAAGATTGTCATCAGATCTTCGAGGAATGGCAGAAGGACTTTCAGGACAGGGCGAAAACCTGTCCCGTGTGCGGCGGGGCCGCTCACCGGCTCATCTCCAGTACTTCTTTCGTCCTGAAGGGCGGCGGTTGGTATGCCTCAGGGTACACCAAGGAAACCGGAGGCAACGGCAAGAAGGAATCCTCCTCCGCGACGGACTCGTCCCAGACGACGGCGTCCTGACGAAGGCAGCTTCGGCTGCCTTTCTCATTTCGGGCCTCACTCTTTTCCCGCGCATCAGCCGCAGGCCGTACACCATCATGATCGAACGCTACACACGCAAGGAAATGGGGCAGCTCTGGACCCTGGAGCGGAAGTTCCGGGTCTGGCTGGAAGTGGAACTGGCCATCTGCGAAGCCTGGCACGCCATGGGCGTCATTCCGGCTCCGGACATGCAGGCTATCCGCGAGAAGGCCGATTTCGAACTGGAGCGGATTCTCACTCTGGAGGAAACCACCAGACACGACGTCATCGCCTTTTTGACGGCGGTGGAGGAAAAGGTCGGGCCTTCGGCGCGGTACATTCACCTCGGGTGCACTTCTTCGGATATCGTGGACACGGCCAATGCCGTGCTTCTGACCCGCGCCGGGCGCATCATTCTCTCGGGTCTGGACGCCCTGCTGGGCACTCTGGAAATCCTGGCCCGGACCCATGCCGGGCGTCTGTGCATGGGGCGCACTCACGGCATTCACGCCGAGCCCACCAGCTTCGGCCTGAAGATGGCCGGTTTCCACGCCGAATTCCAGCGTCACCGCCGCCGCTTTGCCGAGGCCGTGGAGAATATCCGCGTGGGCAAGATTTCGGGTGCCGTGGGCACCTATGCCCAGCTCGAACCCGAACTGGAAAAGCGCGCTCTGGACATTCTGGAACTTGAAGTGGAGCCCGCCTCCACCCAGGTCATTCCGCGCGACCGTTATGCCCAGTATTTCACCACTCTGGCCCTCATGGCCGGGGGCGTGGAGCGCCTGTGCGTCGAACTGCGGCATCTGCAGCGCACCGAAGTGCTGGAGGTAGAGGAAGGCTTCGCCCAGGGGCAGAAAGGCTCCTCGGCCATGCCGCACAAGAAGAACCCCATTTCCGCTGAAAATCTGACCGGCCTGTCCCGGCTGGTCCGCTCCAACGCTCTGGCGGCCATGGAAAACATGGCCCTGTGGCATGAGCGCGACATCAGCCATTCTTCGGTGGAGCGGGTCATCATGCCGGACTCCACCATTCTTGTGGACTACATGCTGCACCGCCTGAACAATCTGCTGAAGGGGCTGCGCGTCATCCCCGAAAACATGGAGAGAAATCTCATGGGCTCCCACGGCCTGTTCTTTTCCCAGAGGGTTCTCCTGGCCCTGGTGGAAGCGGGGCTGGCGCGCCAGGAAGCTTATGTGATGGTACAAAAGGTGGCCATGCGCTGCTGGCGGGAGCGGACATCCTTTGAAGATGCCGTGCGCGCCGATGTGGACATCGCCGCCCGGCTGGACAAGGCCCGGCTGGATAAGGCCTTTGACCTGAATTACTACCTGCGCCACGAACGGACCATCCTGGACCGCGTGTTCGCTTCCGGGGAAAGCATATGACCGACATGAAAAAGCGTCTGGCCCGCCTGCTGGTCGAAAAATCCTACCTTGAGGGAGATTTCACGCTGACCTCCGGCCAGAAGAGCGATTATTACTTCGACTGCAAGCACACGGCCCTGCATCCGGAAGGCTCCTGGCTGCTGGGGCGGCTTTTTCTGGATATGATCCGCGAACAGGGCGGCATCCAGGGCGTGGGCGGCATGACCCTGGGCGCGGACCCGCTGGTTTCGGCCGTGACCGTGGTCTCGCATCTGGAGGGCTATCCCCTGCCCGGATTCATCATCCGCAAGGCCCCCAAGGGGCACGGCACCAACCAGTATCTGGAGGGCCTGAACAACTTTGCGCCGGGGCAGAGCGTGTGCCTGCTGGAGGATGTCATCACCACCGGCGGGACCCTGCTCAAGGCCGTGGAGCGGGTGCGGGAGCAGAATCTGAACATCGTGGCCGTGCTGGGCGTGCTGGACCGGGAACAGGGCGGACGCGAAAATCTGGCCGGGGCTGGTTTCGAGCTGCGGACCATATTCACCCGCCGGGAACTGCTGGAAACCGCCCGGGGCTGACCGCATGCGCCGGGTGCTGCTTTTTTTTCTGCTGCTGGTGGGTACCGCCCACGCCGGGGACGGCTGGAAAGCCTCCCTGACCCCGCATTTCCGCCTGCCGGCTCTGTTTTTGGCCGTGGACAAGGAAAGCCAGCGGACCTACTTCGTGCGTCCCGCGGATGATGCTCTGGACAGGGAGGAGCTTGTCTGCACCACGGGCCGCAGGGACGGCGACAAGCAGAAGGAAGGCGACCTGAAAACCCCGGAAGGGGTGTACTTCATCGGCGACAGGATCAAAAAGAAGCTGGATTACACTCTCTACGGCAATACGGCCTTCGCCCTGAATTATCCGAACCCCATGGACCGGCTGCGGGGCAAGACCGGCTACGGTATCTGGATTCACGGCCGCGGTACGCCCATCACTCCCAAGCTGACCAGGGGCTGCGTGGCCCTGCAGAACCCCCGTGTGGACACTCTGCACGAGCACATCACCCCGCATCTGACGCCGGTGGTCATCGCCCAGACCCTGGACTGGGACAATGCTTCCTCCGTATCCATTTCGGAGGTGGCGCGCGGAACATGGTCATGGATCGGTGCTAGGGAACGCCGGGACCCGGCCTTCTTCGAGTTCTACAACGCCTCTTTGTATGAAAAATCTTCGGGCGCGCCCTTTGCGGACTTTGTCCGGGAGGTGCAGGAAGAATCGGTCAGGCTTCCGTGGGTGGATATCCGTGTGGAGAATCTGCATGTGCTGGAGGGCCCCGGCTACATGGTCAGCTCCTTTATCCAGCATGATTTTCCCCATGCCGGGAAGAGCGGTCACCGCAGGCTGTACTGGACCGGAGACGGGGGAGTCTGGAGAATAGCGGGCGAAGAGTGGGTCGAACTGGGAGCCGAAGACCGCGAGGGCTACGCCCGGCTCGTGGACAAGGAAATCCGGACCCTGCTTCTGCACGGCGAGGCGCTCTGGACTGGCGGCGACCGCGCCGCCCTGGCCGAAATCTATGCTCCCCAGTGCGAAGTCCCGGTCAGTCTGAATGCGAGTAACCCTTTTTCCGGCGAGCCCGTCATCACCATCGCCGAAGACGGAGTACGGGCCGTCCTGTCCCGCCCCGGGAGCACCGCCCATGCCTTTCTGTTCCGGCCCGGCCCTTTTGACACCTGGCTCATCGTGGATCAGAGCGGCGGCTGATGCTTTTTGTCAACCTGCCGCTGCGCTTCATCGAGCAGCATCCCCACTATCTGGACCTTTTTCTCCGTCATCGCCTCCATCCGGAGCTGGGGCTGGACGCCTTGGCGCTGGATCTTTTTTCTCCCGCCCGGCACCGGGAAATCGCCCGGACATTTCGTGACGCGGGGCTCTCCTGCGCCGTTCACCTGCCTTTCTTCGATCTCCACCCCGGCAGCCTGGACCCGCTGGTGCGCTCCGTGTGCCGTCAGCGTCTGCTTCAGGCCGTGGACGCGGCCCGCGTTTACGAACCCGTCCACTTCGTGGCCCATCTGGACGGCCAGCATCTGTGGCCGCCGGACATGCGGGAACAGTGGCTGGCCCATTCCCTTGAGACATGGGGAATGGTCATGGAGCGGGCGGATGGCGTACCCCTGTTTCTGGAAAACGTCTTCGAGCCCACGCCCGCTCAGCATGTGCAGGTCTTGCGGGCGCTGGGCGGCCGGGCCGGAGCCTGTCTGGATATCGGGCACTGGCACGCCTTCGCCGACGGGGCCCGCAAGGCCGACCTGGCGGACTGGCTCTCGGCTCTGGGGGCCTTTCCGATGCATCTGCATCTGCACGATAATGACGGCAGTGCGGATCAGCATCTGGGGCTGGGAGAAGGCACCATCCCGTGGGACGAACTCTGGGACTGGCTTCGCTCGCATCGCGTCAGCGCCACCCTGGAGCCGCACACCGGGCGGGATTTTCATGCCGCCTGGGCTTACCTGGACCGGCATGGTTTGCGGAATCTGTTCTGAACGGGTATACGCGGGGCGACGGCATTTTTTGATCCGTTCTTCCGGGTTCGCGAGCCCTTCCCGCCAGAATCTGTAACCAGAAGAGGACACACCTATGCGCACCAAGATCGTGGCCACTCTCGGCCCGGCGTCCATGGACCAGAACATCATGAAGGAAATGGCGCTCCTTGGAGTGCGTGTTTTCCGGCTCAACTTTTCCCACTCCGACGCGGCCCATTTCGCGCCGGTCGTCCGCAAAATCCGGGAAGTGGAAAAGGAAACGGGCCTTTGTCTGACCATCATGGGCGACCTGTGCGGCCCTAAAATCCGTATTGGTGAGGTGGCCGGTTCGCCCCGCCAGATTTCCAAGGGCGACCAGGTGTTTCTCGGCACGCCGGACATGGCGTCCCGGAGCGACGGGCTGTTCATCAGCCTGGATGTGCCGGAGCTGCTGGAAGGGCTGGCCGAGGGCATGCCCGTCTCCCTGTCCGACGGCATGCTGCAGTTCAGGGTGACGCGGGTGGTGGAGGCCGATCGCCTGGTGGTCATGGAGGCCCAGACCGGCGGCATTCTGACCTCGAACAAGGGCATCGCCTTTCCCGGCAAGACGCTCAGGGTGGCGGCCATGACCGAGAAGGACCGGCGCGACCTCCATCAGGGGCTGGACATAGGCATCGACGCTGTGGCCCTGTCCTTCGTGCAGAGCCGGGAAGACATCGACGATCTCAAGGCCGAAATTTCCCGGCACGGCACCTGGATCCCGGTGGTGGCCAAGGTGGAACGCAAGAACGCCGTGGACAAGCTGGATTCCATTCTGGACGCGGCCGACGCCATCATGGTGGCCAGGGGAGATCTGGGGCTGGAATGCAGTCCGGCGGAACTGCCCGTCCTGCAGAAAAAAATTCTGCGGGCCTGCCGCCATGCCCAGAAACCGGCCATCGTGGCCACGCAGATGCTCCTTTCCATGGTCAAGAACCCGCTGCCCACCAGGGCCGAGTCCACGGATGTGGCCAACGCCATGCTGGACGGCGCGGACTGCGTCATGCTTTCCGAGGAGACGGCCATCGGCAGCTACCCGTTGGAGGCCGTGCGCTTCATGAATGAAATCGCACAGTACGCCGAACCGTATTATCTGGACCGCATCGGCGGGCCCTATGTGCCCAAGGCCGAGAAAAATCCGCC
Above is a window of Desulfomicrobium orale DSM 12838 DNA encoding:
- a CDS encoding FmdB family zinc ribbon protein, which encodes MPIYEYTCEDCHQIFEEWQKDFQDRAKTCPVCGGAAHRLISSTSFVLKGGGWYASGYTKETGGNGKKESSSATDSSQTTAS
- the purB gene encoding adenylosuccinate lyase, with translation MIERYTRKEMGQLWTLERKFRVWLEVELAICEAWHAMGVIPAPDMQAIREKADFELERILTLEETTRHDVIAFLTAVEEKVGPSARYIHLGCTSSDIVDTANAVLLTRAGRIILSGLDALLGTLEILARTHAGRLCMGRTHGIHAEPTSFGLKMAGFHAEFQRHRRRFAEAVENIRVGKISGAVGTYAQLEPELEKRALDILELEVEPASTQVIPRDRYAQYFTTLALMAGGVERLCVELRHLQRTEVLEVEEGFAQGQKGSSAMPHKKNPISAENLTGLSRLVRSNALAAMENMALWHERDISHSSVERVIMPDSTILVDYMLHRLNNLLKGLRVIPENMERNLMGSHGLFFSQRVLLALVEAGLARQEAYVMVQKVAMRCWRERTSFEDAVRADVDIAARLDKARLDKAFDLNYYLRHERTILDRVFASGESI
- the pyrE gene encoding orotate phosphoribosyltransferase; translated protein: MTDMKKRLARLLVEKSYLEGDFTLTSGQKSDYYFDCKHTALHPEGSWLLGRLFLDMIREQGGIQGVGGMTLGADPLVSAVTVVSHLEGYPLPGFIIRKAPKGHGTNQYLEGLNNFAPGQSVCLLEDVITTGGTLLKAVERVREQNLNIVAVLGVLDREQGGRENLAGAGFELRTIFTRRELLETARG
- a CDS encoding L,D-transpeptidase family protein — its product is MRRVLLFFLLLVGTAHAGDGWKASLTPHFRLPALFLAVDKESQRTYFVRPADDALDREELVCTTGRRDGDKQKEGDLKTPEGVYFIGDRIKKKLDYTLYGNTAFALNYPNPMDRLRGKTGYGIWIHGRGTPITPKLTRGCVALQNPRVDTLHEHITPHLTPVVIAQTLDWDNASSVSISEVARGTWSWIGARERRDPAFFEFYNASLYEKSSGAPFADFVREVQEESVRLPWVDIRVENLHVLEGPGYMVSSFIQHDFPHAGKSGHRRLYWTGDGGVWRIAGEEWVELGAEDREGYARLVDKEIRTLLLHGEALWTGGDRAALAEIYAPQCEVPVSLNASNPFSGEPVITIAEDGVRAVLSRPGSTAHAFLFRPGPFDTWLIVDQSGG
- a CDS encoding sugar phosphate isomerase/epimerase family protein gives rise to the protein MLFVNLPLRFIEQHPHYLDLFLRHRLHPELGLDALALDLFSPARHREIARTFRDAGLSCAVHLPFFDLHPGSLDPLVRSVCRQRLLQAVDAARVYEPVHFVAHLDGQHLWPPDMREQWLAHSLETWGMVMERADGVPLFLENVFEPTPAQHVQVLRALGGRAGACLDIGHWHAFADGARKADLADWLSALGAFPMHLHLHDNDGSADQHLGLGEGTIPWDELWDWLRSHRVSATLEPHTGRDFHAAWAYLDRHGLRNLF
- the pyk gene encoding pyruvate kinase, whose amino-acid sequence is MRTKIVATLGPASMDQNIMKEMALLGVRVFRLNFSHSDAAHFAPVVRKIREVEKETGLCLTIMGDLCGPKIRIGEVAGSPRQISKGDQVFLGTPDMASRSDGLFISLDVPELLEGLAEGMPVSLSDGMLQFRVTRVVEADRLVVMEAQTGGILTSNKGIAFPGKTLRVAAMTEKDRRDLHQGLDIGIDAVALSFVQSREDIDDLKAEISRHGTWIPVVAKVERKNAVDKLDSILDAADAIMVARGDLGLECSPAELPVLQKKILRACRHAQKPAIVATQMLLSMVKNPLPTRAESTDVANAMLDGADCVMLSEETAIGSYPLEAVRFMNEIAQYAEPYYLDRIGGPYVPKAEKNPPKFLAYSACLMAENADSTALVCHSTTGATARYLSSRRPAQPIYAMTTDTRVMRWMNFFWSIIPVESPIEPYSHQKRAEKFVQESPLFRPGENVVIASGQATPGMGTVMTNEIKVYYK